Proteins from a genomic interval of bacterium:
- a CDS encoding integrase, whose product EVHDDIWLVSFMDYDLGYFDLETRVLEPLDNPFGPKVLPMS is encoded by the coding sequence GAAGTGCACGACGATATCTGGCTGGTCAGCTTTATGGACTATGACTTGGGCTACTTTGATCTCGAGACGCGCGTGCTCGAACCGCTCGACAATCCGTTTGGGCCGAAAGTGTTACCTATGTCTTAA
- a CDS encoding DUF1343 domain-containing protein produces the protein MTIAAHARYWIRLLLIVLVPALVLAPIGQAQNAPAPTPSAIAVQAVGPVRTGLDVILRDMPEALRGKRIGLITNPTGVTPDLRSSADLLAARRDIHLVALFGPEHGIRGSGGAGAAVANTTDPKTGLPVYSLYGGNRKPSAAMLRGLDVLVFDIQDVGARFYTYVSTMALAMQAAAENNLLFVVLDRPDPLGGDLVEGPVLDPRWSSFIGMYPIPIVHGMTVGELAQYINAESHVNARLMVVKMEGWTRSMWFDQTGLPWVMTSPGIPHFGTAVLYPAMGPIGDTNLSVGVLTTKPFEYVGQTFVQPWRLRTALEARHPAGVAFREVYWSGEPWTDSGGPQYAGVEIRVTDRAAYRPVRLTLDIIQAFRQLYPNQFRWGGKWGDQYVFDIDMGTDEVRRAFIAGRSPAQIEDSWQPALARFMQIREKYLLYPGTGR, from the coding sequence ATGACCATAGCAGCGCACGCAAGATACTGGATCCGCCTGCTGCTCATCGTGCTCGTCCCGGCCCTCGTCCTGGCACCGATCGGCCAGGCGCAGAACGCACCGGCCCCGACGCCGAGCGCGATCGCGGTTCAGGCCGTCGGCCCGGTGCGAACCGGCCTCGACGTCATCCTTCGAGACATGCCGGAGGCGCTGCGAGGCAAGCGGATCGGGCTCATCACCAACCCGACCGGCGTCACCCCGGATCTCCGCAGCAGCGCCGACCTCCTCGCCGCCCGGCGCGACATCCACCTCGTCGCGCTGTTCGGCCCGGAGCACGGCATCCGCGGAAGCGGCGGCGCCGGCGCGGCCGTGGCCAATACCACCGATCCGAAGACCGGCCTCCCGGTTTACAGCCTCTACGGCGGCAACCGCAAACCCAGCGCGGCGATGCTGCGCGGGCTCGACGTGCTCGTCTTCGACATCCAGGACGTCGGCGCGCGGTTCTACACCTACGTCTCCACCATGGCGCTGGCGATGCAGGCGGCGGCGGAGAACAACCTGCTGTTCGTCGTGCTGGACCGGCCGGATCCCCTCGGAGGCGACCTCGTCGAGGGCCCCGTGCTCGACCCGCGGTGGTCGTCGTTCATCGGCATGTACCCGATCCCGATCGTGCACGGGATGACGGTCGGGGAGCTGGCGCAATACATCAACGCCGAGTCGCATGTGAACGCGCGGTTGATGGTCGTCAAGATGGAGGGCTGGACCCGTTCGATGTGGTTCGACCAGACGGGCCTGCCGTGGGTGATGACCTCGCCCGGCATCCCGCACTTTGGGACCGCGGTGCTCTACCCGGCGATGGGGCCGATCGGCGACACGAACCTCTCGGTCGGCGTGCTGACGACGAAGCCGTTCGAGTACGTCGGGCAGACGTTCGTGCAGCCGTGGCGGCTGCGCACCGCGCTGGAGGCGCGCCACCCGGCCGGCGTGGCCTTCCGCGAGGTCTACTGGAGCGGCGAGCCGTGGACCGACTCGGGCGGGCCGCAGTACGCCGGGGTGGAGATCCGCGTCACCGACCGCGCGGCGTACCGGCCGGTGCGGCTCACGCTCGACATCATTCAGGCATTCCGACAGCTCTATCCGAACCAGTTCCGCTGGGGCGGCAAGTGGGGCGACCAGTACGTCTTCGACATCGACATGGGCACGGACGAGGTGCGGCGGGCCTTCATCGCCGGCCGCTCGCCCGCGCAGATCGAAGACAGCTGGCAGCCGGCGCTGGCGCGCTTCATGCAGATCCGCGAGAAGTACCTGCTCTACCCCGGCACCGGCCGCTAG
- a CDS encoding sugar ABC transporter substrate-binding protein, translating into MRRVPFGLLVVAVAAGLLPAAPAFSAPSVTLEFWTISLKPDLTAHIEDVVRRYEGAHAGTRIKWVDVDYQVLDQKLLSAIAGGVGPDVVNLNTELTVRMAQERALVDMDAAVPPDLRARYFPNIWASLRVGGRAYGIPWYVEPDVLAYNRAVFQRAGLDPQHPPATMNDYIQDAVQIKQKAGVYGFMPNVDKIRMLTLFQEEGLAVLTPDRRRAVFDGPAHVALLARYVDLFKHDLFPADTLRRGYLGATERYSSGQLGMLVVGPEFIQRVHSDGPDAYRETLVAPMPLGHGHVVDLPTMDVAVPVESRHRTEAVDFALFVTNDENQLAFSHVVVAFPSTRRAAADPYFTRPGTSPEDRARAIAARELSIARDLTVVTPHSDELFRVFQEAVESAFFGRMTPQQALTWAAREWDRRL; encoded by the coding sequence GTGCGTCGGGTTCCCTTCGGACTACTGGTTGTCGCGGTGGCGGCGGGGCTGCTCCCCGCCGCCCCGGCGTTCTCCGCGCCGTCTGTGACGCTCGAATTTTGGACGATCTCGCTCAAACCGGACCTCACGGCGCACATCGAGGACGTGGTGCGCCGGTACGAGGGGGCCCACGCCGGCACCCGGATCAAGTGGGTCGACGTCGATTACCAGGTCCTCGACCAGAAGCTCTTGTCCGCAATCGCCGGCGGCGTCGGCCCGGACGTCGTCAACCTGAACACCGAGCTCACGGTCCGTATGGCGCAGGAGCGTGCGCTCGTGGACATGGACGCGGCGGTGCCGCCGGATCTCCGCGCCCGTTACTTCCCGAACATCTGGGCGTCGCTGCGGGTCGGCGGCCGCGCGTACGGCATCCCGTGGTACGTCGAGCCGGACGTGCTCGCCTACAACCGCGCGGTCTTCCAACGCGCCGGGCTCGATCCGCAGCACCCGCCGGCCACGATGAACGACTACATTCAAGACGCGGTGCAGATCAAGCAGAAGGCCGGCGTCTACGGGTTCATGCCGAACGTCGACAAGATCCGAATGCTGACGCTGTTCCAGGAGGAAGGGTTGGCGGTGCTGACCCCGGACCGGCGCCGCGCGGTCTTCGACGGCCCGGCCCACGTCGCGCTGCTGGCCCGCTACGTCGACCTCTTCAAGCACGACCTGTTTCCGGCCGACACGCTGCGGAGGGGTTATCTCGGCGCGACGGAGCGCTACTCGTCGGGGCAGCTCGGCATGCTGGTCGTTGGCCCGGAGTTCATCCAGCGTGTGCACAGCGATGGCCCGGACGCCTACCGTGAGACGCTGGTCGCGCCGATGCCGCTCGGGCACGGGCACGTCGTCGACCTGCCGACGATGGACGTCGCGGTGCCGGTCGAGAGCCGCCACCGGACCGAGGCCGTGGACTTCGCGCTCTTCGTCACGAACGACGAGAACCAGCTCGCCTTCTCGCACGTCGTCGTGGCGTTTCCCTCGACGCGCCGGGCCGCGGCGGATCCGTACTTCACCCGGCCGGGCACGAGCCCGGAGGACCGCGCCCGGGCGATCGCGGCGCGTGAATTGAGCATCGCGCGTGACCTGACCGTGGTCACACCGCACAGCGACGAGCTCTTCCGGGTGTTTCAAGAAGCCGTGGAGAGCGCGTTCTTCGGCCGGATGACGCCGCAGCAGGCGCTCACGTGGGCGGCCCGGGAGTGGGACCGCCGGCTCTGA
- the fusA gene encoding elongation factor G has product MKRYQSDRIRNVAVAGHGGTGKTTLVEAMLFAAKAIDRMGRVEDGTTATDFDPEEARRRITISAAIAPLEWKDHKINLVDAPGYPDFVGELAGAMRAVESVLIAVDAVSGVEVQTEKAWALASGEQRGRAFVVTRMDRENAAFARILDAVQTKFGRGVIAVQWPIGAEGSFTGVVDLLEMRAHGASGPIPPDKVPADVMDAARAARERLVEAIAESDDALTEVYLEKGELTAEQVTKGLHAGVRAGTIVPVFCAAASHNGLGVAPLLDGIVSLFPAPGERGPVAARSAKGEEITLPPDPAGVLAAQVWKTMADPYVGKLSYLKVVSGTLKSDSQVWNAGHHKLERIGQLFVLRGKHQEPVPELPAGDVGAVAKLAETATGDTLTDKDKPVALPPIEFPKPAIAMAVEPKSKTDEDKLGSALARLTEEDHTLQVQRGSEMHQTLISGMGESHLEIVADRLRRKFSVDVVLSVPRVPYRETVRAHARVQGKYKKQTGGRGQYGDCWIEMDPKPRGGGYEFVDKIFGGAIPRQFIPAVEKGMKEAINEGVVAGYNVVDIKITLVDGSYHDVDSSEMAFKIAASMAFKKAMQEARPVLLEPVVDVAVHVPDEQMGDIIGDLNSKRGRIQGMEPNGDGTTTVRGQVPMAEMLRYASDLRSLTGGRGTFEQSFSHYDEVPSHIADKVTAEARKQKEAVEAHH; this is encoded by the coding sequence ATGAAGCGCTATCAGTCCGACCGTATCAGAAACGTCGCCGTGGCCGGCCACGGCGGCACCGGGAAGACCACCCTCGTCGAGGCGATGCTGTTCGCCGCGAAAGCGATCGACCGGATGGGCCGCGTCGAGGACGGCACAACGGCGACGGACTTCGATCCCGAGGAAGCCCGCCGGCGGATCACGATCAGCGCGGCGATCGCGCCGCTCGAATGGAAGGACCACAAGATCAACCTCGTCGACGCGCCGGGCTACCCCGATTTTGTCGGCGAGTTGGCCGGCGCAATGCGCGCCGTCGAGAGCGTGCTCATCGCCGTGGACGCGGTCTCCGGGGTGGAGGTCCAGACGGAGAAGGCCTGGGCCCTCGCCTCGGGCGAGCAGCGCGGCCGCGCCTTCGTCGTCACCCGCATGGACCGTGAAAACGCCGCCTTCGCCCGCATCCTGGACGCGGTGCAGACGAAGTTCGGGAGAGGCGTGATCGCGGTGCAGTGGCCGATCGGCGCGGAGGGCTCCTTCACCGGCGTCGTCGACCTGCTGGAGATGCGGGCCCACGGTGCGTCGGGGCCCATTCCTCCCGACAAGGTCCCCGCGGATGTGATGGATGCCGCGCGCGCCGCGCGCGAGCGGCTCGTCGAGGCGATTGCGGAATCCGACGACGCTCTCACCGAGGTCTATCTGGAGAAGGGCGAGCTGACGGCCGAACAGGTGACGAAGGGTCTGCACGCCGGCGTGCGGGCCGGGACGATCGTTCCCGTGTTCTGCGCCGCGGCGTCGCACAACGGCCTCGGGGTCGCCCCGCTGCTCGACGGGATCGTGAGCCTGTTCCCGGCCCCCGGCGAGCGGGGCCCGGTGGCGGCGCGGAGCGCCAAGGGCGAAGAGATCACGCTGCCGCCGGATCCCGCGGGCGTCCTCGCCGCGCAGGTTTGGAAGACAATGGCCGACCCGTACGTCGGCAAGCTGTCGTACTTGAAGGTCGTGAGCGGCACGCTCAAGTCCGATTCCCAGGTCTGGAACGCCGGCCACCACAAACTGGAGCGCATCGGCCAGCTGTTCGTGCTCCGCGGCAAGCACCAGGAGCCCGTGCCCGAACTGCCGGCGGGCGACGTCGGCGCGGTCGCCAAGCTCGCCGAGACCGCGACCGGCGACACGCTGACCGACAAGGACAAGCCCGTCGCGCTGCCGCCGATCGAGTTTCCGAAGCCGGCGATCGCGATGGCGGTCGAGCCGAAGAGCAAGACCGACGAGGACAAGCTCGGCAGCGCGCTGGCGCGCCTGACCGAAGAAGACCACACGCTCCAGGTGCAGCGCGGGAGCGAGATGCACCAGACGTTGATCTCCGGCATGGGCGAGTCGCACCTCGAGATCGTGGCCGACCGCCTGCGCCGGAAGTTCAGCGTCGACGTCGTGCTGTCGGTGCCGCGCGTGCCGTACCGTGAGACCGTACGCGCCCACGCCCGCGTCCAGGGCAAGTACAAGAAGCAGACCGGCGGCCGCGGCCAGTACGGCGACTGCTGGATCGAAATGGATCCGAAGCCGCGCGGCGGCGGCTACGAGTTCGTCGACAAGATCTTCGGCGGCGCCATTCCACGCCAGTTCATCCCCGCGGTCGAGAAGGGCATGAAGGAGGCCATCAACGAGGGCGTCGTCGCCGGCTACAACGTCGTCGACATCAAGATCACGCTGGTCGACGGCTCGTACCACGACGTCGATTCCTCGGAAATGGCGTTCAAGATCGCCGCGTCGATGGCGTTCAAGAAGGCGATGCAGGAGGCCAGGCCCGTCCTGCTCGAGCCGGTCGTGGACGTCGCGGTGCACGTCCCGGACGAGCAGATGGGCGATATCATCGGCGACCTCAACAGCAAGCGCGGCCGGATTCAAGGGATGGAGCCGAATGGGGACGGCACGACGACCGTGCGCGGGCAGGTGCCGATGGCGGAGATGCTCCGCTACGCCTCCGATCTCCGCTCGCTGACCGGCGGCCGCGGTACCTTCGAGCAGTCGTTCTCGCACTACGACGAGGTGCCGTCGCACATCGCCGACAAGGTGACGGCGGAGGCGCGGAAGCAGAAGGAGGCCGTCGAGGCGCACCACTAG
- a CDS encoding D-2-hydroxyacid dehydrogenase, with protein MPPEPRPVIVAALAQKPGADPDAAPGGAHAAAIEAVDPRVRLVRVSDRARWLEEAPEAEVIVGFRPLREGATRAKHLRWVHSLGAGVENLCRDVAGTDILVTNTHTHGDVLAEHIMALVLAHTRRLPALLARQAEGRWMRDGAVGAVIRGKTLGILGLGTIGTELARRAAAFGMRVWGVRRSGAAVPGVDRVVAPAAMDEVLKASEVLAITVPLTPETRGLIGARELALLPRGAFVVNVGRGGTVDEAALAAAIQSGHLAGAGLDVFEQEPLPATSPLWHLPGLIITPHVAGSSPGFLERAVPFFCENLRRYLAGEALLNRVDVTRGY; from the coding sequence ATGCCGCCTGAACCCCGCCCCGTCATCGTCGCCGCGCTCGCGCAGAAGCCCGGTGCAGACCCCGACGCCGCGCCGGGCGGCGCGCACGCCGCCGCGATCGAGGCGGTGGATCCGCGGGTGCGCCTCGTCCGCGTGAGCGACCGCGCCCGCTGGCTCGAGGAGGCGCCGGAGGCCGAGGTGATTGTGGGCTTCCGGCCGCTGCGCGAGGGCGCGACCCGCGCCAAGCACCTCCGCTGGGTGCACTCGTTGGGCGCCGGCGTGGAGAACCTGTGCCGGGACGTCGCCGGCACCGACATCCTCGTCACGAACACGCACACTCACGGCGACGTGCTTGCCGAGCACATCATGGCGCTCGTCCTTGCGCACACGCGCCGGCTGCCGGCGCTGCTCGCGCGGCAGGCCGAGGGCCGGTGGATGCGCGACGGCGCCGTCGGCGCCGTGATCCGCGGCAAGACGCTGGGCATTCTCGGGCTCGGGACGATCGGGACCGAGCTGGCCCGCCGCGCCGCGGCGTTCGGAATGCGCGTGTGGGGCGTCCGCCGGTCGGGGGCGGCCGTGCCGGGCGTCGACCGCGTCGTCGCGCCGGCGGCGATGGACGAGGTCCTCAAAGCGTCCGAAGTGCTCGCGATCACGGTGCCGCTGACGCCCGAGACCCGCGGCCTCATCGGAGCGCGGGAGCTCGCCCTCCTGCCGCGCGGCGCTTTCGTCGTCAACGTGGGCCGCGGGGGCACCGTCGACGAGGCCGCGCTCGCCGCCGCGATCCAGTCCGGGCACCTCGCCGGCGCCGGGCTCGACGTGTTCGAGCAGGAGCCGCTGCCGGCGACGAGCCCGCTGTGGCATCTGCCGGGCCTGATCATCACGCCGCACGTGGCCGGATCGTCGCCGGGCTTCCTCGAGAGGGCCGTGCCGTTCTTCTGCGAAAACCTCCGGCGCTACCTCGCCGGGGAGGCGCTGTTGAACCGGGTGGACGTGACGCGGGGATACTGA
- the lysS gene encoding lysine--tRNA ligase, with amino-acid sequence MWVDLLVENLLKRSPGPHVVNDAKTPSGHVTVAHLRGVLMHECISRALRDKDVETTFLYGFDDYDPMDDLPPSLPDYARYMGMPLAEIPAPPEDAAGAPGGRPAAAAPNYGRYFADEFEAVFTRLGAHPRIYRTSEMYRAGGFDRGIRLALDRVAEIREIWREVTSSKRIDEHWWPVQVLCEHCGRIGTTNILTWDGDEVEYVCAPDKVTWAQGCGHRGRRSPFRGGAKLLYRMEWPAKWDALGVTVEGAGKDHMTRGGSHDVAVALSGRIFGRPAPYAFAYEFLLYGGKKMSTSKAVGVTAREILEVLREELARFLIVRPHPRKQVEFDPYGDTIPSLYDEYDRAAAAYFGETPSARGGAAANEDLARTFYFSRVDGEQPRCYRPRFAKVAQLMQIPSVDIVEAVERDKGAPLTETDRAELTRRIEDARRWLAAYAPDTAKFEIRPALPEGAATLSAAQRQYLARVADALAARRWTGEELHTHLHALKAELGLGPREAFGAIYQALLGKDSGPQAGWLLAALDSRFVQARLREAARDAA; translated from the coding sequence ATGTGGGTCGACCTGCTCGTCGAGAACCTCCTCAAGCGTTCCCCCGGTCCCCATGTGGTCAACGACGCCAAAACGCCGTCCGGACACGTCACCGTTGCGCACCTGCGGGGCGTGCTGATGCACGAGTGCATCTCGCGCGCGCTGCGCGATAAGGACGTCGAGACGACCTTCCTGTACGGGTTCGACGACTACGACCCGATGGACGACCTGCCGCCGTCGCTGCCGGACTACGCGCGGTACATGGGCATGCCGCTCGCCGAGATCCCGGCGCCGCCGGAGGACGCCGCTGGGGCGCCCGGGGGCCGGCCGGCCGCTGCCGCGCCCAACTACGGACGGTACTTCGCCGACGAGTTCGAGGCGGTGTTCACCCGGCTCGGCGCTCACCCGCGCATCTACCGGACGTCCGAGATGTACCGGGCCGGCGGCTTCGACCGGGGCATCCGGCTCGCCCTCGACCGTGTCGCGGAGATCCGCGAGATCTGGCGCGAGGTGACCTCGAGCAAGCGGATCGACGAGCACTGGTGGCCGGTGCAGGTGCTCTGCGAGCACTGCGGCCGCATCGGCACTACCAACATCCTGACGTGGGACGGCGACGAGGTCGAGTATGTCTGCGCGCCGGATAAGGTGACGTGGGCCCAGGGCTGCGGCCACCGCGGCCGCCGCTCGCCGTTCCGAGGCGGCGCGAAGCTGCTGTACCGGATGGAGTGGCCGGCGAAGTGGGACGCGCTCGGCGTGACGGTGGAGGGGGCGGGGAAGGACCACATGACGCGCGGCGGCTCGCACGACGTCGCCGTCGCCCTGAGCGGGCGGATCTTCGGGCGGCCGGCGCCGTACGCGTTCGCGTACGAGTTTCTGCTGTACGGCGGCAAGAAGATGAGCACGTCCAAGGCCGTCGGCGTTACCGCCAGGGAGATCCTCGAGGTGCTGCGCGAAGAGCTGGCCCGCTTCCTCATCGTGCGGCCGCACCCGCGCAAGCAGGTGGAGTTCGACCCGTACGGGGATACGATCCCGAGCCTCTACGATGAATACGACCGCGCGGCGGCGGCGTACTTCGGGGAGACCCCGTCTGCGCGGGGCGGTGCGGCCGCCAACGAGGACCTCGCGCGGACCTTCTATTTCTCCCGCGTCGACGGGGAGCAGCCGCGGTGCTACCGGCCGCGATTCGCCAAGGTCGCCCAGCTGATGCAGATCCCGTCGGTCGATATCGTCGAGGCCGTGGAGCGCGACAAGGGCGCGCCGCTCACGGAGACCGACCGCGCCGAACTCACCCGCCGCATCGAGGACGCGCGGCGCTGGCTGGCCGCCTACGCGCCGGACACGGCGAAGTTCGAGATCCGGCCGGCGCTGCCCGAAGGCGCCGCCACCTTGTCGGCCGCGCAGCGGCAGTACCTCGCGCGCGTGGCCGACGCGCTGGCCGCACGGCGGTGGACCGGGGAAGAGTTGCACACGCATCTGCACGCCCTGAAGGCGGAGCTCGGCCTCGGCCCGCGCGAGGCGTTCGGCGCGATCTACCAGGCGCTGCTCGGCAAGGACTCCGGTCCGCAGGCCGGCTGGCTGCTCGCCGCGCTCGACTCGCGATTCGTGCAGGCGCGCCTCAGAGAGGCGGCCCGCGATGCCGCCTGA
- a CDS encoding folylpolyglutamate synthase/dihydrofolate synthase family protein: MTYAQALDYLDSLIHPSGQPRRPYHEVKLSRMRALLDRLGGPEAGLRGALIAGTKGKGSTAAMLAGILGAAGLRTGLTVKPHLVDYRERIQIGGRMITRPELVRLVEAIRPAVEAGRADPWGPPTYVEATVAMALLAFRRARVDVAVVEVGIGGRLDATNTTDPIVSVLTPVSYDHTELLGHTLTEIAHEKAGVIRPGRAVVSAPQPPEAEAVIEDAARCLGAPLLLVGREIGYEIVSSSLDGVAARIRGRRGTYDVAIPLLGRHQAVNAAAAVAAAEELVPALGADAVRAGIAGVRWPARVELVARRPYTIVDVGHNPASMAALCATLGELLGGRRLVVAFGMLATKDYHAVTALLAPLAAAVVTTTPDNPHALAAADLAAEVRRYTPHVEAVDDRRAAVARARQLTGPDDVLVVTGSFYFVGEARGRLLRRSAFEPART, encoded by the coding sequence GTGACGTACGCGCAGGCGCTCGACTATCTCGACAGCCTGATCCACCCTTCCGGCCAACCGCGCCGGCCCTATCACGAAGTCAAACTGTCCCGCATGCGCGCGCTCCTCGACCGCCTCGGCGGGCCGGAAGCGGGACTCCGCGGCGCGCTCATCGCTGGGACCAAAGGCAAAGGATCCACCGCGGCGATGCTGGCCGGTATCCTCGGCGCCGCGGGCCTTCGCACCGGTCTCACCGTGAAGCCGCATCTCGTCGACTACCGCGAGCGCATCCAGATCGGCGGCCGGATGATCACGCGCCCGGAGCTCGTCCGGCTCGTGGAGGCGATCCGCCCGGCCGTGGAGGCGGGCCGCGCGGACCCGTGGGGCCCGCCGACCTACGTCGAGGCGACCGTCGCGATGGCCCTGCTGGCGTTCCGGCGGGCCCGCGTGGACGTCGCCGTGGTCGAAGTGGGCATCGGCGGCCGGCTCGACGCGACCAATACCACCGACCCGATCGTGTCGGTGCTCACGCCGGTCAGCTACGATCACACGGAATTGCTGGGCCACACCTTGACCGAGATCGCGCATGAGAAGGCCGGCGTTATCCGGCCCGGGCGGGCCGTCGTGTCGGCGCCGCAGCCGCCGGAGGCGGAGGCGGTGATCGAAGACGCCGCGCGGTGCCTGGGGGCCCCGCTGCTGCTCGTCGGGCGCGAGATCGGATACGAGATCGTCTCCTCGTCGCTCGACGGGGTGGCCGCGCGCATCCGCGGGCGCCGCGGCACCTACGACGTCGCGATCCCGCTGCTCGGACGCCACCAGGCCGTGAACGCCGCCGCCGCGGTGGCCGCGGCGGAAGAGCTCGTCCCGGCGCTCGGCGCCGACGCGGTGCGCGCCGGCATCGCCGGGGTGCGGTGGCCGGCGCGGGTGGAGCTCGTGGCGCGGCGGCCGTACACGATCGTCGACGTCGGACACAATCCCGCGTCGATGGCCGCGCTGTGCGCCACGCTGGGCGAACTGCTCGGCGGCCGGCGTCTCGTCGTGGCCTTCGGCATGCTCGCGACGAAGGATTACCACGCCGTCACCGCGCTGCTCGCGCCGCTCGCCGCCGCCGTCGTGACGACGACCCCCGACAATCCGCACGCGCTCGCGGCCGCGGACCTCGCCGCGGAGGTGCGGCGGTACACGCCGCACGTGGAAGCAGTGGACGACCGGCGGGCCGCGGTGGCGCGCGCGAGGCAGCTGACCGGGCCCGACGACGTCCTGGTCGTCACCGGCTCGTTCTACTTCGTCGGCGAGGCGCGCGGCCGGCTGCTCCGAAGGAGCGCTTTCGAACCGGCCAGAACCTAA
- a CDS encoding tetrahydrofolate dehydrogenase/cyclohydrolase catalytic domain-containing protein has protein sequence MAAAILDGTALARSRRAGLAAQVSEFTERHGIAPCLAAVLAGDDPASHAYVASKAKAAGRVGIRSETFALPADVPAAEYFDLIDTLNRRADVHGILPQLPLPPQIAADAVFARLNPEKDVDGLTPVNMGRLALGRPGIVPCTPLGIIALIDSAGVSPAGGPPGGGLAGHHDLIAGREAVVVGRSNIVGKPVALLLLARHATVTICHSRTPDLAAQTRRADILVAAVGHPHLIRAAMVKPGAVVIDVGLTRVDGKIAGDVDFDAVREVAGAITPMPGGTGPMTIAMVLENTLTAARRQLEHDEA, from the coding sequence CTGGCGGCCGCGATTCTCGACGGCACCGCGCTTGCGCGCTCCCGGCGCGCCGGCCTCGCCGCGCAGGTGAGCGAGTTCACCGAGCGTCACGGGATCGCCCCGTGCCTCGCCGCGGTCCTGGCCGGCGACGATCCCGCGTCGCACGCGTACGTCGCCAGCAAGGCGAAGGCGGCCGGCCGCGTCGGCATCCGCTCGGAGACCTTTGCCTTGCCCGCGGATGTGCCGGCCGCGGAGTACTTTGACCTCATCGACACGCTCAACCGGCGCGCCGACGTCCACGGCATCCTGCCGCAGCTGCCGCTGCCGCCGCAGATCGCCGCCGACGCCGTGTTCGCGCGCCTCAATCCCGAAAAGGACGTCGACGGTCTTACCCCGGTCAACATGGGTCGCCTCGCGCTTGGACGGCCCGGCATCGTCCCGTGCACGCCGCTCGGCATCATCGCCCTGATCGACTCCGCCGGCGTCTCGCCTGCCGGCGGACCGCCGGGCGGCGGACTCGCCGGCCACCATGACCTCATAGCGGGGCGCGAGGCCGTGGTCGTCGGCCGCAGCAACATCGTCGGCAAGCCGGTCGCCTTGCTGCTGCTGGCCCGCCATGCCACCGTGACGATCTGTCATTCCCGGACTCCCGACCTCGCCGCGCAGACGCGGCGCGCGGATATTCTCGTCGCCGCGGTGGGCCATCCGCACCTCATCCGCGCGGCAATGGTCAAGCCCGGGGCCGTCGTCATCGACGTCGGCCTCACCCGCGTCGACGGCAAGATCGCCGGCGACGTCGATTTCGACGCGGTGCGGGAGGTCGCGGGCGCGATCACCCCGATGCCGGGCGGGACCGGGCCGATGACGATCGCGATGGTCCTCGAAAACACGCTCACCGCGGCCCGCCGCCAGCTGGAGCACGACGAGGCGTGA
- a CDS encoding HU family DNA-binding protein, translating into MNKEGLVEHVAAATGETRKQVSQTLDAILAGITDALRREEKVTLVGFGTFQVRSRAAREGRNPRTGEKIQIAARKVPAFTAGKDLKAELG; encoded by the coding sequence ATGAACAAGGAAGGGCTCGTCGAGCACGTTGCCGCCGCCACCGGAGAGACCCGCAAACAGGTGTCGCAGACCCTCGATGCGATCCTCGCCGGCATCACCGACGCGCTGCGGCGCGAGGAGAAGGTGACGCTGGTCGGCTTCGGCACCTTCCAGGTGCGGTCGCGCGCAGCACGCGAGGGCCGCAATCCCCGCACGGGCGAGAAAATCCAGATCGCGGCGCGCAAGGTCCCCGCGTTCACGGCCGGCAAGGACCTCAAAGCGGAGCTCGGCTAG
- a CDS encoding SDR family NAD(P)-dependent oxidoreductase has translation MGEFAGRRVLVTGGGSGIGRGIAAAFVREGAHVAVVDIDPEHVAQTVDSLTGGPGRAAGVPGDVRDAERVVEEAARAVGPIEVLVNDAAVYPNCPVIEMPDDQWDQVIGVNLTGTFRMSRAVARRMVDAKIPGHIVNIASGAYKSARRGASHYCASKAGIVMFTKVLAQELAEHRIHVNVVSPGLVDVGRRSDVNPGYRQTLMTNIPWGRMGLPEDIAAAVLFMSSRTADYVTGTVIDVDGGSSAGRYFLPYSRG, from the coding sequence ATGGGTGAGTTTGCGGGCCGGCGGGTGCTCGTCACCGGCGGTGGTTCCGGCATCGGCCGCGGGATCGCGGCAGCGTTTGTTCGCGAAGGGGCCCACGTCGCGGTTGTGGACATTGATCCTGAGCACGTGGCGCAGACCGTCGACAGTTTAACGGGCGGTCCCGGCCGGGCGGCCGGTGTGCCCGGCGACGTGCGCGACGCGGAGCGGGTCGTGGAGGAGGCGGCGCGCGCCGTCGGGCCGATCGAGGTGCTCGTCAACGACGCCGCGGTCTACCCCAACTGCCCGGTCATCGAGATGCCGGACGATCAGTGGGACCAGGTGATCGGGGTCAACCTGACCGGGACCTTTCGGATGTCCCGGGCCGTGGCGCGCCGCATGGTGGACGCGAAGATTCCGGGCCACATCGTCAACATCGCGTCCGGCGCCTACAAGTCGGCGCGGCGGGGCGCCTCGCACTACTGCGCGAGCAAGGCCGGCATCGTCATGTTTACGAAGGTGCTGGCGCAGGAGCTCGCCGAGCACCGCATCCACGTGAACGTCGTGTCCCCGGGCCTCGTCGACGTCGGCCGGCGCAGCGACGTGAATCCGGGATACCGGCAGACGCTCATGACCAACATTCCGTGGGGGCGGATGGGTCTGCCGGAAGACATCGCGGCCGCGGTGCTGTTCATGTCGTCGCGGACCGCGGACTATGTCACCGGCACGGTGATCGACGTCGACGGCGGCTCGAGCGCGGGCCGTTATTTCCTTCCGTACAGCCGGGGATAG